DNA sequence from the Arthrobacter jinronghuae genome:
TACCCCCACCCCGAACACCACCGCGTCCACCCCGCTGAAAGTCGACGTTCGAGCCCAGGTCCGTTCCGCTGCGCCGAAGCCGCGCGCTTCCATTGCCGTCGCCAGGCGGGTGGCCCGGCGGATCGCCTGCACCAGCAGCGCCAGGGACTGCCCGGCGAAACCTCGGATCCGGGCTGCTCCCCCGGCGTCCGGTCCCGCGCCGCGGGCATGCCGGGCCAGTCCGATGGTGCGCCATTCCTCCACCAGCAGCCCCACCAGCCGCATGGCCGCCAGCGCGCCCAGGACAAAGCGGTGCGGCAGCCTCAGTTTCTGGGCCAGGGCATCGGCCAGGTCGGTGGGATCGGTCGTGGCCAGCAGATAGATTCCCGGCAGGGCTATGGCCAGGCCGCGCAGCCCGATGGCGATGCCCGCGGCAACGGAACCGGAGGTGAACACCAGCGGCCCGGCCTCGAGCAGCACCGTCCCGGTCTTTTCCGCCAGCAGCGCCGTGCCCCACGCGCCGATCAGCGCCGCGGCGAGCAGCGGCCAGATCCGCCGCACCAATGTTCCGATCCGGATGTGCAGCAGCGGCAGCAGGGCCAGTTCGGCGGTGAGGACGACGGCGGCACTCACCCAGTCCACCGTCACCAGTACTGCCAGGGTCAGCAGCACTGCCGCGGCAAGCTTGGAGAGCGGGTTGGCGCGGGCCAGGAACGTGCCGGCGGGCCGGGCCGGCGCCCCGGCAACTACAGCGCTCATCGCCGCACCTGGACGTCCCGGGCCGTTCCGACGTCGCCGGTTGCGGCGCCGCCGGCTGGAACGCCGGGCGCGGCAGCTGCAGGTGTGAGGACCCCGTCCGCCACCCGGAGGTTCCGGGAGGCGAGCGCCTCGATGAATTCGGCATCGTGCGTTACGGAAACCACGCAGCGTCCTTCCGACAACTGGCCGCGGAGCAGCGCCACCAGTTCCGCCCAGGTCCGGGCATCCTGTCCGAAGGTCGGTTCATCCAGCAGCAGGATGGACGGCTCCGTGGCAAGCATGGTCGCCACGGACAGCCGGCGTTTCTCGCCGCCTGAAAGCGTGAACGGGTTGGCCTCGAGCAGCCCGTCCAGCCGGAGCCGTTCCGCCAGCTGATGCACCCGGGCCAACACCTGTCCGTCCGTCTCCCGGCCCAGCCGCCGCGGCCCGAAGGCCAGTTCATCCAGCACGGTGTTGGCCAGGAACTGGTGTTCGGGTTCCTGAAAGACGGTGCCGATGCGGTCCACCAGCTGCGCGGAGGTCCAGCGGCCGGGTTCCGGGCGGGCCGTGCCGGCAAGGGCAGGGGCCGCGGTGAGGGTTCCTCCCCGTGGCCGGAGCAGACCGCCGAGAGTCAGGGCAAGCGTGGATTTACCCGCACCGTTGGGTCCGGTGATACCGACGGCGGTGCCGGCGTCCAGGCTCAGGTCCGCTCCGGTCAGCACGGCGGGGCCGCGGAGCGAACGCGCAACGGCCAGCCCGCGGGCCTCCAGCAGCCGGGGACCGGCCGCAGCCGGTCTCCAGGGACCGCCCGGAATTTCCGGCCTGATGCCGGGAAGCCAGACACCGGACTCCGCCAGGGTGCTGCGGTGCCCGGGATTGCCCAGTACCTGTTCCGGGGAACCATCCGCCAGCACGCCGCCGCCGGCGGCGAGGACCAC
Encoded proteins:
- a CDS encoding energy-coupling factor transporter transmembrane component T family protein; the protein is MSAVVAGAPARPAGTFLARANPLSKLAAAVLLTLAVLVTVDWVSAAVVLTAELALLPLLHIRIGTLVRRIWPLLAAALIGAWGTALLAEKTGTVLLEAGPLVFTSGSVAAGIAIGLRGLAIALPGIYLLATTDPTDLADALAQKLRLPHRFVLGALAAMRLVGLLVEEWRTIGLARHARGAGPDAGGAARIRGFAGQSLALLVQAIRRATRLATAMEARGFGAAERTWARTSTFSGVDAVVFGVGVALSVAAVAAAVAAGTFNFILT
- a CDS encoding ABC transporter ATP-binding protein codes for the protein MLFGKKGGGNRPPAAAPSIPRPEAAPGSRRRPRPAAVAARGWGWQHGGRAGLAVSGLDLAISPGERVLLLGASGAGKSTFLHALAGVLGPDTGGEEQGVLTLDGVHPANARGRTGLVLQDPDSQTVLSRVGDEVAFGAENLAVPAAEIWPRVRSALADVGLEVPLDRSTSALSGGQKQRLALASVMAMEPGLLLLDEPTANLDPDGVVEIRDAVTRVLDRTGATLIVVEHRVDVWAGVVDRVVVLAAGGGVLADGSPEQVLGNPGHRSTLAESGVWLPGIRPEIPGGPWRPAAAGPRLLEARGLAVARSLRGPAVLTGADLSLDAGTAVGITGPNGAGKSTLALTLGGLLRPRGGTLTAAPALAGTARPEPGRWTSAQLVDRIGTVFQEPEHQFLANTVLDELAFGPRRLGRETDGQVLARVHQLAERLRLDGLLEANPFTLSGGEKRRLSVATMLATEPSILLLDEPTFGQDARTWAELVALLRGQLSEGRCVVSVTHDAEFIEALASRNLRVADGVLTPAAAAPGVPAGGAATGDVGTARDVQVRR